In Sphaeramia orbicularis chromosome 7, fSphaOr1.1, whole genome shotgun sequence, one genomic interval encodes:
- the LOC115423186 gene encoding somatostatin-1B-like, with translation MQLLVVLAALMGVLLSVRAAAVLPVDDRSPVHVNRELSKERKELILKLVSGLLDGALDSNMLPGEASPVDLEEPLESRLEERAVYNRLSLPQRDRKAPCKNFFWKTFTSC, from the exons ATGCAGCTTCTGGTGGTGTTAGCGGCTCTCATGGGGGTTCTGCTCAGCGTTAGAGCAGCCGCCGTGCTTCCTGTGGACGACAGGAGCCCCGTCCACGTGAACAGG GAATTGAGCAAAGAACGTAAGGAGCTGATCCTAAAGCTGGTGTCGGGCTTGTTGGACGGAGCTCTGGACTCCAACATGCTGCCGGGGGAAGCGTCACCTGTGGATCTTGAGGAGCCGCTGGAGTCTCGTCTGGAGGAGAGGGCTGTCTACAACAGGTTATCACTGCCCCAGCGTGACCGTAAAGCCCCCTGTAAAAACTTCTTCTGGAAAACTTTCACCTCCTGCTAA